The Aeromicrobium yanjiei DNA segment GTCGAGGTTCTTCTTGAACTCCGCGATCTTCTCGCCGATCTCCGCCCCTGCGGTGACCGCGAACGCCCCCACGTAGTCGCGCAGCCCGGTCTCCTTGGGCGCCACGAAGTCGGCCAGTGACTTGCGCGCGGACCCCTCACGGCCCTCGCCCTGCTGCCGCAGCTGGTGCAGGGTCGTCAGGACGGTGGTGCGCGACTCGTCGGTGTAGACCTCGATGTCGTCACCCGCGACCTGGCTGGCCGGGAACAGGCCGAAGACGCCGTTGGCCCGGATCCACTTCTCGGCGACGATCTGGTCGAGCATCGTCTGCGCGTCCTCGTAGAGCTTGCGCGCAGCCTCGCCCGTCGACGGGTTGTTGAGGATGTCGGGGAACTTGCCCTTCATCTCCCACGCGTTGAAGAACGGCTGCCAGTCGATGTAGGACCGCAGCTCCTCCAACGAGTAGTCGGTGAACGTCTTGACGAACTGGGTGGCCTCGCCGTGGCGGTGGTCGCAGCCCGGACCGCTGCACAGGTCACGCGCCTGCTGCGCGAGCATGCGGGGCCGAGGCGGCTGGTAGCTGCTCCAGTCGATCGGGGTCGCCTTCTCACGGGCGGCCTGGATCGACAGGAGGGAGCGGGTGTCCTGGCGGGCAGCGTGCCGCTCGCGCAGCGCCTCGTAGTCGGCACTGGTGTCGGCGAGCAGCTTCGGGCGCTGCTCGTCCGACAGCAGGGCCGCGACGACGGGGACCGACCGCGATGCGTCCTTCACCCAGATGACCGGCCCGTGGTACTGCTGGGCGACCTTGACGGCGGTGTGGGCGCGGGACGTCGTGGCGCCGCCGATCATCAGCGGGATGTCGAAGCCCTGACGCTCCATCTCCTTGGCGAAGTTGACCATCTCGTCCAGCGACGGGGTGATCAGGCCGGACAGGCCGATCACGTCGGCGCCCTCGGCCTTCGCCGCGTCCAGGATCTTCTGCGCGGGCACCATGACGCCGAGGTCGACGACGTCGTAGTTGTTGCACTGCAGCACGACGCCGACGATGTTCTTGCCGATGTCGTGCACGTCGCCCTTGACCGTCGCCATGACGACCTTGCCGTTGCTGCGCTCGACGTCGCCGGGCTGCTTCTCGGCCTCGATGAACGGGATGAGGTACGCGACGGCCTTCTTCATGACGCGCGCGGACTTCACGACCTGGGGCAGGAACATCTTGCCCTCGCCGAACAGGTCGCCCACGACGTTCATGCCGTCCATGAGGGGGCCCTCGATGACCTCGATCGGGCGCCCGCCGCGCGCCGAGATCTCGGCCCGCAGCTCCTCGGTGTCGGACTCGGCGAACTCGTCGATGCCCTTGACCAGTGCGTGGGTGATGCGCTTGCCGACGGGCAGCGATCGCCACTCCTCGGTCGCGATCTCCTTGACCGAGCCGTCGCCGGCGAAGTCGCCCGCGATCTCGAGCAGTCGCTCGGTGCTGTCGGGGCGCCGGTTGAGGATGACGTCCTCGATGCGCTCGCGCAGCACCTCGGGCACCTCGTCGTAGACCTCCAGGGCACCCGCGTTGACGATTCCCATGTCCATGCCCGCGTTGATCGCGTGGTAGAGGAACACCGCGTGGATCGCCTCACGCACGGGGTTGTTGCCGCGGAACGAGAACGAGACGTTGGAGACGCCGCCGGAGACCAGCGCACCCGGCAGGTTCTGCTTGATCCAGCGCGTGGCCTCGATGAAGTCGACGCCGTAGTTGGCGTGCTCCTCGATGCCCGTCGCGACCGCGAACACGTTGGGGTCGAAGATGATGTCCTCGGCCGGGAAGCCGACCTCGTCGACCAGGATGCGGTAGGCGCGCTCACAGATCTGCTTGCGCCGCTCGAGGTTGTCGGCCTGGCCGTCCTCGTCGAACGCCATGACGACGACGGCGGCACCGTACTTGCGGCACAGGCGTGCCTCGCGGATGAACTTCTCCTCGCCCTCCTTCATGGAGATCGAGTTGACGATCGACTTGCCCTGGACGCACTTGAGACCGGCCTCGATGACCTCCCACTTGGAGGAGTCGATCATCGTCGGCACGCGGCAGATGTCGGGCTCGGTCGCGATGAGCTTCATGAAGCGGTCCATCGCCTCGACGCCGTCGATCATGCCTTCGTCCATGTTGACGTCGATGACCTGCGCACCGGCCTCGACCTGCTGGCGGGCCACGGCCAGCGCGGTCACGTAGTCGCCGGCCTTGATGAGGTTGCGGAACCGGGCGGAGCCGGTGATGTTGGTGCGCTCGCCGACGTTGACGAACAAGGTGTCCTCGACGACCGTGACCGGCTCGAGGCCCGAGAGCCGCAGGGCGGGGCTCGTCTCGGCAGGCACACGCGGTGCCTTGCCCTCGACGTCGCGGGCGATGGCTGCGATGTGCGCCGGCGTCGTGCCGCAGCAGCCGCCGACGAGGTTGACGAAGCCCGCGTCCGCGAACTCCGCGACGATCGCCGCGGTCTGGTCGGGCTCCTCGTCGTACTCGCCGAACGCGTTGGGCAGGCCCGCGTTGGGATAGCACGACACGAACGTGTCGGCGATGCGCGCCATCTCGGCGATGTAGGGGCGCATCTCCTTGGCGCCGAGGGCGCAGTTCAGGCCCACGAGCAGCGGGTCGACATGACGGATCGAGTGCCAGAACGCCTCGGTGACCTGGCCCGAGAGCGTACGCCCGGAGGCGTCGGTGATCGTGCCGGAGATGATGACGGGCCAGCGGCGTCCGTACTCCTCGAACAGGGTCTCGACCGCGAAGATCGCCGCCTTGGCGTTGAGGGTGTCGAAGATCGTCTCAATGAAAATGACGTCGGAGCCGCCGTCGAGCAGGCCGCGCCCGGCCTCCTTGTATGCCTCGACGAGCTCGTCGTAGGTGACGTTGCGGGCGCCCGGGTCGTTGACGTCGGGGGAGATCGAGGCGGTCCGGGACGTGGGGCCGAGCGCGCCGGCGACGTAGCGCGGCTTGTCGGGGGTCTCGGCGGTCACCGCATCGCACTCGCGGCGGGCGAGCCGGGCCGACTCGAGATTGAGCTCGTAGGCCAGGTCCTGCATGCCGTAGTCGCTGAGGGAGATCGAGTTGGCGTTGAACGTGTTGGTCTCGACGATGTCCGCGCCTGCTTCGAGGTACTCGCGGTGGATGCCTGCGATGATCTCGGGCTGGGTGAGGGTCAGCAGGTCGTTGTTGCCCTGCACGTCGGACGGCCAGTCCTTGAAGCGCTCTCCGCGGTAGCCGGCCTCGTCGGGGCGGTCACGCTGGATCGCCGTGCCCATGGCACCGTCGAGCACCATGATCCGGCTGCGCAGCAGCTCGGTCAGGGCCGCGGTCGCGTCGGGGCGAAGGTCAGGGGCGTGGGACACGAGCATTCCTCGAGGTCGATGGACGAAGGAGTGCTGGGGAACTCCAGCCGGCGGCGGGCTCGCCTGGGCCTCGGGGGTTCCCGAACTACCCGTCCATTGTCGCATGATCGGCAAGTGCTGGGGGGCACCCGACACCACGTGGACACGGCCGTCCCCGTGACGTCAGCCGGGGAGGCGCCTCGCGAGCTGCAGGTTGCGGATCAGCTCGTCGCGGGTCTGGCCGTCAACGATGTGGCGCCACATCGGCGTGCCGGGAGCGCTGCGCCACGACTCGCTCAACGGGCTGTTGTCGACGGCGTCGAAGCCGAGCTCGTCATAGAGGCCGGTGATGAGCCGGACCGCCTCCGGATGGTCGCTGGAGACCACGAGCGCCTTCCGGTCGGGGGCGCCCGCGCGCCTGGCCAGCCGGATGATGCCGGGCAGCCGGTCGGCAGGCACGCGGATCTCGTGGCGTGCGTGAAACTGTACGTGCGAGAACGCCTTGACGAGCTTGGCACCCGGCAGCTGCTCCTGGCGCAGCTCGTGGATCGTCCTCGCACCGGAGTCGACCTCCGGGAAGTGCCCGTCACGCCACACCATGTAGTTGTTGTTGTCGATCACGACCTTG contains these protein-coding regions:
- the metH gene encoding methionine synthase, with the protein product MSHAPDLRPDATAALTELLRSRIMVLDGAMGTAIQRDRPDEAGYRGERFKDWPSDVQGNNDLLTLTQPEIIAGIHREYLEAGADIVETNTFNANSISLSDYGMQDLAYELNLESARLARRECDAVTAETPDKPRYVAGALGPTSRTASISPDVNDPGARNVTYDELVEAYKEAGRGLLDGGSDVIFIETIFDTLNAKAAIFAVETLFEEYGRRWPVIISGTITDASGRTLSGQVTEAFWHSIRHVDPLLVGLNCALGAKEMRPYIAEMARIADTFVSCYPNAGLPNAFGEYDEEPDQTAAIVAEFADAGFVNLVGGCCGTTPAHIAAIARDVEGKAPRVPAETSPALRLSGLEPVTVVEDTLFVNVGERTNITGSARFRNLIKAGDYVTALAVARQQVEAGAQVIDVNMDEGMIDGVEAMDRFMKLIATEPDICRVPTMIDSSKWEVIEAGLKCVQGKSIVNSISMKEGEEKFIREARLCRKYGAAVVVMAFDEDGQADNLERRKQICERAYRILVDEVGFPAEDIIFDPNVFAVATGIEEHANYGVDFIEATRWIKQNLPGALVSGGVSNVSFSFRGNNPVREAIHAVFLYHAINAGMDMGIVNAGALEVYDEVPEVLRERIEDVILNRRPDSTERLLEIAGDFAGDGSVKEIATEEWRSLPVGKRITHALVKGIDEFAESDTEELRAEISARGGRPIEVIEGPLMDGMNVVGDLFGEGKMFLPQVVKSARVMKKAVAYLIPFIEAEKQPGDVERSNGKVVMATVKGDVHDIGKNIVGVVLQCNNYDVVDLGVMVPAQKILDAAKAEGADVIGLSGLITPSLDEMVNFAKEMERQGFDIPLMIGGATTSRAHTAVKVAQQYHGPVIWVKDASRSVPVVAALLSDEQRPKLLADTSADYEALRERHAARQDTRSLLSIQAAREKATPIDWSSYQPPRPRMLAQQARDLCSGPGCDHRHGEATQFVKTFTDYSLEELRSYIDWQPFFNAWEMKGKFPDILNNPSTGEAARKLYEDAQTMLDQIVAEKWIRANGVFGLFPASQVAGDDIEVYTDESRTTVLTTLHQLRQQGEGREGSARKSLADFVAPKETGLRDYVGAFAVTAGAEIGEKIAEFKKNLDDYSAILLESLADRLAEAFAERLHERVRKEFWAYVPNESLSSEDLIKEKYDGIRPAPGYPACPEHTEKQTIWELLDVEANTGIELTESMAMWPGASVSGLYFSHPDSQYFVLGRIGRDQVEDYAARKGWSVAEAEKWLSPNLGYRTENE
- a CDS encoding NADPH-dependent F420 reductase; this translates as MTTIGILGAGQVGSTLARAVIEVGHDVVIANSRGPATLKDLVERLGPHARAASVAEAAAAADVAFPYAPEDRLPVDELAGKVVIDNNNYMVWRDGHFPEVDSGARTIHELRQEQLPGAKLVKAFSHVQFHARHEIRVPADRLPGIIRLARRAGAPDRKALVVSSDHPEAVRLITGLYDELGFDAVDNSPLSESWRSAPGTPMWRHIVDGQTRDELIRNLQLARRLPG